TCTTAGATCAACTCTGTTCCAAACTGGTCTTGCTTGATTTTTTTGGCCTTCATCAAACCACCCAAAGCCTTTTTGAACTGACCTTTTGAAATCCCAAAAGTTGCCTTGATCTCTTCTGGAGATGACTTATCATTCAGGGTCATAAAGCCTCCATTGGCTTCCAAATAGGTCAAAATCATTTGGGCATCGTTTTCCAACATCTCAAAGGAGCGTGGCTTCAAAGATAGGTTCAAGGTCCGATCCACCTCACGAAAACCAATAACGCGAGCATTTAAGACCTCTCCCAAACGAGGTTCTGCATAGCGCTCACTTGGGTGGATAAAGCCCAGCATATTGTTCTCTGGAAGGTAAACAAAGGTTCCAGACAATTTCAAGCGGTAGACAATGGCTGGCCAGTTTTGGTTTTGCATATTGTTATAGGCTGGACGAGCCAAACGCTGAAAATCTTCCTGGTAGGCTAAGATCCCCCAAATCCGATCTTTCTTATCAACTTCTAAGCGAATATAGAGACGATCGCCCTTTTTAGGCCATAGATCTTTGATCTCCGGTAGGATATCTAGTGAGACAACAATCTGCTTATCTGGAAGCCCTGTATCCACGAAGACTCCCAAATCCTTGCGCACTTCCGTGACCGTTCCCCAGCCAAAGCTTTCTTGAGTTGCTGTGACTTCAAGTGTCGTAAGTCGTAGTTTTTGCTTCATATCTGTATAAGCAAAGCCCTTGACACTTTCTCCGACTTGGTGTGGGCCTTCTGCTTTATCAAGTGCGTATGTCTGGCCATCTTTTTGAACAAAATAGAAGTGATCATTTTCATCAATGACCATTCCCATGATGTAGCTTGCTAGATTCGTATTCATGTTTCCTTCTTTCCTCTTGCCTCTTCACAAGAATAATGGAAATAAAACCCAGCCAGCAGTGCCAACTGAGTCTATCTTTCCTGTAATGGTTGGGATGGATTAAACTTCCATCAATTCTTTTTCTTTGTGCGCTGTCATTTCATCTACATGCTTAACAGCGTCATCCGTAACTTTTTGAATCTCTTTTTCAAGACCTTTCAATTCATCTTCTGTGATTTCTTTTGCTTTTTCTTGTTTCTTCGCTTCATCCATAGCATCACGACGGATGTTACGGATCGCTACTTTAGCATTTTCACCCACTTTTTTCACTTCTTTTGCCAAGTCGCGACGAGTTTCTTCTGTCAAAGCTGGGATAACCAAGCGGATAACAGATCCATCGTTGGCTGGAGTGATACCAAGGTCAGAAGCATTGATGCTGTGCTCGATGTCTTTCAAAGATGATTTATCAAATGGTGTGATCAACAAGACACGCGCTTCTGGAATGGTGATAGATGCCAATTGGTTCAAAGGAGTCTCTACTCCGTAGTATTCTACGAAAATACGATCCAAAAGACTTGCGTTTGCACGTCCAGCACGGATGCTACCAAATTCACGTCCCAAACTTTGGTGAGACTGGGTCATTCTTTCTTTTGCTTTTTCTACGATTGGGTTTGCCATAATCTTCCTCTATTTTCTATTATTTTTCTACGTTATTCGATACGGTTGTACCGATATTTTCACCAAAGACAACGCGTTTGATATTGCCTGGTTCATTCATATTAAAGACAACCAAGTCAATGTCGTTGTCCATGGAGAGAGTAGAGGCTGTTGAGTCCATGATGCGAAGACCTTTATTGATCACATCGCGGTGAGTCAATTCCTCAAATTTCACAGCTGAAGCATCTTTTTTCGGATCGGCATTGTAAACACCATCGACCCCATTTTTGGCCATGAGAATGGCATCTGCTTCAATCTCAGCTGCACGAAGGGCTGCGGTCGTATCTGTTGAGAAGTAAGGAGAACCGATCCCTGCACCAAAGATCACGATCCGATCTTTTTCAAGATGACGAAGGGCACGACCACGGATATATGGTTCTGCGACTTGTTGCATGGCAATCGCAGTTTGAACACGGGTATCCACGCCAACTTGTTGAAGCGAATCAGCCATCACAAGAGCGTTCATGACAGTACCGAGCATACCTGTGTAGTCTGCTTGGACACGATCCATCCCTGCTTCAGCAGCAGGTTCTCCACGCCAAAGGTTTCCCCCTCCAATCACCAAGGCAATTTCAATTCCAAGTTCATGAACTTCCTTGATTTCTTGGGCCATATTTTGGACAGTTTTGATATCGATTCCGACACCACGTTCGCCGGCAAGAGCCTCACCAGATAGCTTGATTAAGATACGTTTATACTTAGGTTCTACCATTTTCTCTCTCCTTTTTTGATCTGTATTATTTTACCATAAATTACGCTTTTTATATAGTCATATCCATCAAAATTTTCTTTTTCCCATCCGATTAGTTTTACCAACTGTAGCAAATAAAAATTGAGTACAAAAAAAGCTACCCGAAGGCAGCTTTTCATTTCAATTAAAGTGAGTTAACATCCACTTTGATACCAGGACCTTGAGTTGTAGTCAAAGTCAAGCTAGTTACGTAAGTACCTTTAGCTGTAGCTGGTTTTGCTTTTTGGATTGTGTCGTTGAAAGCTTTAAAGTTTTCAACCAATTTAGTATCATCGAATGAAACTTTACCGATGATCGCTTGAACGATACCTGCTTTATCAGCACGGTAAGTGATTTTACCACCTTTAGACTCTTCAACTGCTTTCGCAACATCCATTGTTACTGTACCAGTTTTAGGGTTTGGCATCAAGTTACGAGGTCCAAGGACACGTCCAAGACGTCCAACAAGAGCCATCATGTCAGGTGTAGCGATAACTACGTCGAAGTCCAACCAACCATCGTTGATTTTCGCAACAAGGTCATCTTCACCTACGAAGTCTGCACCAGCAGCTTTTGCTTCTTCAGCTTTTGCACCACGTGCAAATACAAGTACGCGAGCTGTTTTACCAGTTCCGTTTGGCAATACCATTGCACCACGGATTTGTTGGTCAGCTTTTTTCACGTCGATGTTCAAGTTGTAAGCAACTTCTACAGTTGCGTCAAATTTTGCAAAGTTAGTTTCTTTTGCAAGAGCTACAGCTTCTTCTACGCTGTAGACTTTTGTGCTGTCGATTTTTTCAAGAGCAGCACGAAGTTGTTTGCTTTTTTTAGCCATTTTATCTTTCTCCTTGTAATGTGGTC
Above is a window of Streptococcus sp. LPB0220 DNA encoding:
- the cvfB gene encoding RNA-binding virulence regulatory protein CvfB, coding for MNTNLASYIMGMVIDENDHFYFVQKDGQTYALDKAEGPHQVGESVKGFAYTDMKQKLRLTTLEVTATQESFGWGTVTEVRKDLGVFVDTGLPDKQIVVSLDILPEIKDLWPKKGDRLYIRLEVDKKDRIWGILAYQEDFQRLARPAYNNMQNQNWPAIVYRLKLSGTFVYLPENNMLGFIHPSERYAEPRLGEVLNARVIGFREVDRTLNLSLKPRSFEMLENDAQMILTYLEANGGFMTLNDKSSPEEIKATFGISKGQFKKALGGLMKAKKIKQDQFGTELI
- the frr gene encoding ribosome recycling factor, which translates into the protein MANPIVEKAKERMTQSHQSLGREFGSIRAGRANASLLDRIFVEYYGVETPLNQLASITIPEARVLLITPFDKSSLKDIEHSINASDLGITPANDGSVIRLVIPALTEETRRDLAKEVKKVGENAKVAIRNIRRDAMDEAKKQEKAKEITEDELKGLEKEIQKVTDDAVKHVDEMTAHKEKELMEV
- the pyrH gene encoding UMP kinase — its product is MVEPKYKRILIKLSGEALAGERGVGIDIKTVQNMAQEIKEVHELGIEIALVIGGGNLWRGEPAAEAGMDRVQADYTGMLGTVMNALVMADSLQQVGVDTRVQTAIAMQQVAEPYIRGRALRHLEKDRIVIFGAGIGSPYFSTDTTAALRAAEIEADAILMAKNGVDGVYNADPKKDASAVKFEELTHRDVINKGLRIMDSTASTLSMDNDIDLVVFNMNEPGNIKRVVFGENIGTTVSNNVEK
- the rplA gene encoding 50S ribosomal protein L1 gives rise to the protein MAKKSKQLRAALEKIDSTKVYSVEEAVALAKETNFAKFDATVEVAYNLNIDVKKADQQIRGAMVLPNGTGKTARVLVFARGAKAEEAKAAGADFVGEDDLVAKINDGWLDFDVVIATPDMMALVGRLGRVLGPRNLMPNPKTGTVTMDVAKAVEESKGGKITYRADKAGIVQAIIGKVSFDDTKLVENFKAFNDTIQKAKPATAKGTYVTSLTLTTTQGPGIKVDVNSL